From the Tribolium castaneum strain GA2 chromosome 2, icTriCast1.1, whole genome shotgun sequence genome, one window contains:
- the LOC663084 gene encoding octopamine receptor beta-3R-like isoform X1 yields the protein MASFSATLTATSTNLPSVLQNGTSNDTNVATVGNPHPHWTELLLLIVKGFIFGTIIVSAVLGNALVIISVHRHRKLRVITNYYVVSLAMADMLVALCAMTFNASVELTGGKWLFGYFMCDVWNSLDVYFSTASILHLCCISVDRYYAIVRPLEYPITMTHRTVSFMLANVWTLPALISFTPIFLGWYTTEDHIDFRKTNPNVCKFVVNQYYALISSSISFWIPGIVMVTMYCRIYKEAIRQRKALSRTSSNIILNSIHQHRTSYRDRYGDHFLHPSDGELTTVGQINGRRSTSSGSAVSYGTTTTEFNTAMNSRDNSKAATELNMNGTSIRQQSKSWRAEHKAARTLGIIMGAFMLCWLPFFLWYVITTLCGDDLCPTPDWLIGMLFWVGYFNSALNPLIYAYFNRDFREAFKDTLLCAMPCCFTCWKNPARFL from the exons ATGGCTTCATTCTCAGCAACATTGACGGCAACATCGACGAACCTCCCGAGCGTCCTCCAAAACGGCACATCAAACGATACAAACGTCGCCACCGTGGGCAACCCTCATCCGCACTGGACGGAGTTGCTCTTGCTGATCGTGAAAGGGTTTATTTTCGGAACGATAATCGTGAGTGCCGTGTTGGGCAACGCTCTGGTGATAATAAGCGTCCATCGACACAGAAAACTAAGAGTGATCACGAATTACTACGTGGTGAGCTTGGCGATGGCCGATATGCTGGTAGCACTGTGCGCGATGACTTTCAACGCTAGCGTGGAGCTAACGGGGGGCAAATGGCTGTTCGGGTATTTCATGTGTGACGTGTGGAACTCTCTAGATGTGTACTTTTCCACCGCCTCGATTTTACATCTGTGTTGTATCAGTGTGGACAGGTACTACGCCATCGTGCGGCCGTTGGAATATCCCATAACCATGACCCATCGGACGGTTTCGTTCATGCTAGCCAACGTCTGGACTCTACCAGCGTTGATCAGCTTCACACCCATCTTCCTTGGGTGGTACACAACGGAGGATCATATCGATTTCAGAAAAACCAATCCCAATGTTTGTAAATTTGTTGTCAACCAATACTACGCACTTATCAGCAGTTCCATAAGTTTCTGGATACCTGGGATAGTGATGGTAACAATGTACTGCAGGATATACAAAGAAGCGATCCGGCAACGCAAAGCTTTATCCAGGACTTCCTCAAATATCATCCTGAACTCAATCCACCAACACAGAACTTCCTACAGAGACAGATACGGAGACCATTTCTTGCATCCTTCCGATGGCGAATTGACCACAGTCGGGCAAATCAATGGCCGGAGAAGTACAAGTTCGGGATCAGCAGTATCGTACGGAACTACCACAACCGAATTCAATACAGCAATGAACAGCAGAGACAACAGTAAAGCCGCAACCGAACTCAATATGAACG GCACTTCCATTCGCCAGCAGTCCAAAAGCTGGAGAGCCGAGCACAAGGCCGCCCGCACCTTGGGCATAATAATGGGTGCTTTCATGTTATGTTGGCTTCCTTTTTTCTTATG GTATGTGATAACGACGCTTTGTGGCGACGACTTGTGTCCGACACCCGACTGGCTGATCGGCATGTTGTTCTGGGTTGGCTACTTCAACTCGGCCCTGAATCCGCTGATTTACGCCTATTTTAACAGAGACTTCCGGGAAGCTTTCAAAGACACCCTGCTGTGCGCGATGCCGTGCTGCTTCACGTGTTGGAAAAATCCTGCAAGGTTCCTTTAG
- the LOC663084 gene encoding octopamine receptor beta-3R-like: MASFSATLTATSTNLPSVLQNGTSNDTNVATVGNPHPHWTELLLLIVKGFIFGTIIVSAVLGNALVIISVHRHRKLRVITNYYVVSLAMADMLVALCAMTFNASVELTGGKWLFGYFMCDVWNSLDVYFSTASILHLCCISVDRYYAIVRPLEYPITMTHRTVSFMLANVWTLPALISFTPIFLGWYTTEDHIDFRKTNPNVCKFVVNQYYALISSSISFWIPGIVMVTMYCRIYKEAIRQRKALSRTSSNIILNSIHQHRTSYRDRYGDHFLHPSDGELTTVGQINGRRSTSIRQQSKSWRAEHKAARTLGIIMGAFMLCWLPFFLWYVITTLCGDDLCPTPDWLIGMLFWVGYFNSALNPLIYAYFNRDFREAFKDTLLCAMPCCFTCWKNPARFL, from the exons ATGGCTTCATTCTCAGCAACATTGACGGCAACATCGACGAACCTCCCGAGCGTCCTCCAAAACGGCACATCAAACGATACAAACGTCGCCACCGTGGGCAACCCTCATCCGCACTGGACGGAGTTGCTCTTGCTGATCGTGAAAGGGTTTATTTTCGGAACGATAATCGTGAGTGCCGTGTTGGGCAACGCTCTGGTGATAATAAGCGTCCATCGACACAGAAAACTAAGAGTGATCACGAATTACTACGTGGTGAGCTTGGCGATGGCCGATATGCTGGTAGCACTGTGCGCGATGACTTTCAACGCTAGCGTGGAGCTAACGGGGGGCAAATGGCTGTTCGGGTATTTCATGTGTGACGTGTGGAACTCTCTAGATGTGTACTTTTCCACCGCCTCGATTTTACATCTGTGTTGTATCAGTGTGGACAGGTACTACGCCATCGTGCGGCCGTTGGAATATCCCATAACCATGACCCATCGGACGGTTTCGTTCATGCTAGCCAACGTCTGGACTCTACCAGCGTTGATCAGCTTCACACCCATCTTCCTTGGGTGGTACACAACGGAGGATCATATCGATTTCAGAAAAACCAATCCCAATGTTTGTAAATTTGTTGTCAACCAATACTACGCACTTATCAGCAGTTCCATAAGTTTCTGGATACCTGGGATAGTGATGGTAACAATGTACTGCAGGATATACAAAGAAGCGATCCGGCAACGCAAAGCTTTATCCAGGACTTCCTCAAATATCATCCTGAACTCAATCCACCAACACAGAACTTCCTACAGAGACAGATACGGAGACCATTTCTTGCATCCTTCCGATGGCGAATTGACCACAGTCGGGCAAATCAATGGCCGGAGAA GCACTTCCATTCGCCAGCAGTCCAAAAGCTGGAGAGCCGAGCACAAGGCCGCCCGCACCTTGGGCATAATAATGGGTGCTTTCATGTTATGTTGGCTTCCTTTTTTCTTATG GTATGTGATAACGACGCTTTGTGGCGACGACTTGTGTCCGACACCCGACTGGCTGATCGGCATGTTGTTCTGGGTTGGCTACTTCAACTCGGCCCTGAATCCGCTGATTTACGCCTATTTTAACAGAGACTTCCGGGAAGCTTTCAAAGACACCCTGCTGTGCGCGATGCCGTGCTGCTTCACGTGTTGGAAAAATCCTGCAAGGTTCCTTTAG